The genomic stretch TCTCGCAAAAGCCTAGTTACTGTGTTGGAAAAGTGTTGGTTACGCCAGCTAAAGTGAATAAGGATAAACaacaagtcttatttccaatggAACTGTTCTGCTAGAACAAAAAAATCATATTAGCTAGATGCTTGGAATGAAGGAATGAATGCAAACTTTTGAGTATTTAGGGGGCTTTTGTTTCTCGTAAAAGCTTTCCGTTGATACCAAAGCATCTTGACTAAAAATTTCACTGGGTAAGTAATTTGCCCTGACTAGTTCAGAAGAATTCTATGATGAACTTGATTCCAGTTCATACTTCTACTTTGGTCAGATATCAGTAGGATAACAAGCACTACTGAAATATTTTTGGTGCCAAATCAGATAGCAGATCAACTAGTGTTGATAAAAAACCTTTTTGGAATTTCAAGAAGAATGGTCTTTGAAGTGCCAAATCAGATTTTGTCAAGGCATCAAATAGAAAAGTTTTCTTTCTCAGTTTCTCAGTTGGTGCTAAGAAGAGTTCTTCCATTCCTCATCAGAGAAAAGGAGCCATGGGTCACTCTTACTCTGAATAATTACCCCAATAACCCAGTTTCCATCTTGCAACCCTTATTGACTTTCAGAAGCCTCCTGGTGTAGTTATTCCTTTGATGGCTAATGCTctggagtaaaaaaaaaaaaaaaaattagctgaATGTGCTTTATGATGAAATAGTTTCTACGTTTTTGGTTAAGAAAAATTTGGAGTTTGCATTAACTCTGTTGGAGCCTAATATAGGACATTCAACCTTGCCTACTACATTGGCTAAATGATAATGGTTGGACCAATTTCATGGGTTCTACAGGATAAGTTTTACAGTGTTAAGGAATAAACAATTACTAATTGATATGATTATTTCTTTCTCCATGCATCTATCAATGTGCACATAATATGCAGATTCCTAAAGAAAATTGGTTTCTGTATCATGTCTTCAGGTGGTCAGCAAGTGATCTTGGAGGACCCTTGGAGTTGCGTGGATACAAACAAGGTTACAGGGTGGATGTTGATGTTCCAGAACGATCCTGGGCAGAGGCACCTGGCTTCCATCATATTCTAATATTTAATACAGGTCACTGGTAATGGTGATTCCCAGCGCTACATTGTTAGTCTTACATTTAGAAACTGTGCTAACATTAAAGATAGGAAAATATGTAAGCTATATTGATGCAAAGAAAGTAGaccaaatttaaataaacatataTAGTAATATACACTGATTCAGAGGTTTGAAATAcaattagtttatttttgaaCATTTAATCTATTTCACCTAAGTTTAGCTAGATCACATTACCATAGTCTCATCCCATTATTTCATACGTTCAAAGAATAATAAAAGGTTCTATATTCTCATACTCTCATCTCTCTCGTCATCGGACCACCAACTGAGTCACACAACTCATGCTTCATCACATACACGAGTACAACTCACAATTACTACCAAGTTCCATTTGAAAATTTATGGCATGAAATACTAGTCATATGcatgtattttttcttttaaacttTATCTTACAATTAGTTTGCAGCTCTATAACTCTAGTAAAGACATTTCAGGAAATCTGAAATAAAGTTTTCAATAATAAAGATAGATAAGCATCATTATGAAATTAACTGTGTAAAACATTACATACTGCATTGAAATTCTTAATCCAAATTTTTATGTTATTTCCATTGAAATTGTTTCTTTTTATAACAATATTTGGGATTTACATATCAATATTTGAGGAGATGTTTATTCTTTTGGTCTAATTAATTTACAATTTGGGAGTTTTTCTTATTGTTTGAATCTTGATAGATGGGGGTGTCAATAGGTCATGTGTGAGTCGGGCATGCCAGGGTCTTATGGGACTTGCTTCTTTGTGTCAAGCCAAATTCGACATAGAAAAATGGGTCATTGCTTTAGAGAACTCGTTTATCCAATACATTGGCCTAACACGGGCCTTGGCCTGAGCGACTTGTGCTCATGCATAGTTAGGTccctattgaaaataataaaaacaataaaaccaataaaaatataaataaaaaataaaataaattctaTTAGAACTATTAGATCTTTCCCCGGGATCCCGCATGGCGAGAGCTTCGTGCACTGGGCTGCCCTTTTTAGAActaatatttctttaaaaaatttattgaaatcaTTCTTATCAATAATTAATATGAAAATAACAATTGAAATTGATTGATAGGCTTTGTCGGGCATAGCCTGTTTCAAGTCCACAGGTTGTGACCTCTACATCCAACATCGCATGACCTATATGCTTATGAACGTACAGGACACAACCCATAACATGTGGTACCAGGCCATGCCATGGGCGGACTGACCTATTTAACATACATACAAGTtgtttttgattttgaatttgtttgttCTTGTAATTAAGTGCAGATGtgaaatatcattcaaatataTGGATATAACAACTATTCATCATATTTAAATTCTAATTACGAAATAAAATCATAATCTGTTAACTTTCAGGTGGTGGGCCCCATCAAAGTTTGATCCAGTTCAATCACCGATGCTCTTTTTTGAAAATGGATTGCCAGTTTTACCTCCAGTGACTCCAGAAATTGGCTTCAGTTTGGCTCTGAGACATATGGTATAACAATAAATGATTCGACATGCTTCCTGAATTTGCAGTATATGATTTGTTCGCATGTGTTGAAGTCATTAGATGGTTAAAATGAATCCTTTTATACCTTAAAATACCACTTGAAAGTGCTCAAAGTGTGCCAAGAACTTTTGTTATTGTTTTATGTAAATGATTGTTTGGTTATGTATCTTATGTGCAAATCTAATTACTCTCCTCAGTgtccaagttcagtgatgattTGGTTTGCCATTGAACATTTAAGTCTAACATTAACTTGTTTGCATTCTTAAAAATAAAGTTATTACAGATTTACATGTTTGTGCACATACGTCTTAAAATGAAATATTCATGTCATAACAAAATATATTCTCATTTGTTTAACTGGAATGAATTTCATATCCTTGCAATTTTCTCCCCTCAATCATTTTCTTAAGTTTTCCCTTCTAGTTGCCGGATCCAACTGACTCTTTTGTTGTTTTAGCTGCAGATTTGACTTTGCAATGTGGACCTAAATGTGGAATAATTTTGTGCCAAACTAAGTAGTTTAAGTTATATGAACCAGTGCTTTGATTCGGTAGGTCCAAACTCCTCATTAGGAACTTGGATTAAGTGGCTTAAGATTGAGAGGGGACTAGTGCCAAAGTGAACTAAATCAATAGGCACCAAAGTCCCATAGTCGTGGTTCTACTGGGGTACACAAAATACATTTCATGTGAGGAACTAAGTCGATGGGGACCTTTTATGTAACACTGGGCTTTTGAGTCTATGAATAATCAATCAGTGGGGATCACAAAGCTAGGTTTGTAGAAGGATACAACACATCACTAGAAATGCTCATATAAGGCTGAGTTTCATAACATACAATGAGTTGTATTGTATCATGCTATGTTACTGAGACTTGGATTTGAGTATCAGCTGGTTAGATTGCATTTGGCATGGCTTGGAGTGCCTACATGGAGTGTTAGTGTTCGAGTGTTGGAATCTGACATGGGTATTGAGGGATAGATGAAACGCCCAAGTTATCAGAAGTAGCATGTTTGGCCTAAGAAATTCTGTAAGAATTCCCTCCTATATCTACATTTACAATAATGTGCTAATGGTGCACTTTCAAGACACAATGAGAAGTAGCAATTATGCCATATCCTTTATTTGATCTTTTAGGATGGAAGTTTTCTTACCTCCATTTTGATTGTGAGGTACATGTTAAGATTTTTGACAGGAACAATTGGATTACACCTGAATATGTTTGTTCCATTTATTGGGTACGAGTTGACTcaccccacttagtgggataaagatttggttgttgttgtttggTATGAATCGAGAAGAATTGACATTTTTTTCCCAACGCATCTACATAAGTTAAATAAAATGGCAAGCATTAGAGTAGTCTTTTGCAGAACAGCTCCTATAATGAATGTAGTTTGAATATTATGGAATGCAATGTTGTGCATAGATTTACCCTAATTATCTATCTCATTCCTTCTGTATTCAATTTGTGCATGATTTGCCTTCTTGTAACAACAGATATTGTATGTGGAGAGACGAACAACTATGGATACAATGAAATTCTTCCGGACACAATCTCCAAGGCATTTCGAAGGAGGTGATTGGAACCTAGGTGGTTCATGTCGACGAACTCAACCTTTGTTGCCACACGAGGTGAGTTTTCTCATCCGCAAATAAGACCGTTTTACAGTTCCTCCTTTGAAATTATGTTACGACCTGTGAAGGTGGAAGAGCTGTTTTCGACAAAGAATGCAACAAATGCAGAGGTGCGAGTGATAAACAGGCACCTTTATGAGGTCCTCCATGGAACAAGCTTCCACATATTGGACATTACTCGCATGAGCGAGCTCAGAGCCGATGCTCATCCTTCGACTACCGGAGGGAAAATGCACGAAGATTGTATGCATTGGTGCTTACCAGGTTTAACAGACACTTGGAATGATGCATTCATTGCTACTCTGGAAGATCAATTGGAAAACTAATTTTGTTTGTCCATTAAAAGGCGGCATGTTTGTTTACTTGTTCTTTGAGCACTAGCAATATTTTGTTCAGGTATGAGAAACAACAATTCCTAATTGAGTTTGATAGCTTGCGGCGTTCAACTATATGCCGAACTCTTTTATTAGCGTTGATAAAGTTGATATGTTGCTATAACATAATGTTgatgaaatattcaatttttttttatgaataaaaaattattaaaattggaAGCTAAATCTAGGGGAAAAAATTTGCCATGTTGCAGGGAAGAAAACGATGGCGATATGCCTTTCAAGAAAACGACGCACAGCCACCCGCGTAACTCACGCGCGGACCACACGACATCCGGGTACGAAATGGGGTCGTCGTTCGCGGGGCCGGGAGGGTTCCGCGGGACAGATCCTCTCGCCGACCGTTGCAATCTCGGCTGCCCGAACGGTCAGTGCAGATGTGTCGGCAGCCACACGATGCCGACGCGTGCCCTCCGGCGGATACGCCATTGGATCCGTTAGATTACGGTTAGATTGGAATAAAATTACCACACTGCCCCCTCCTCTCTTCGCCTTCTGAAGCTTTGTTACGTGCAGTAAACAGAGAGCGAAGCTGTTCGTGAGGCGACGTCGAGGACATGGCGTGGCCCTCCCTGCTCATTACTTTTGTCACATGATTGGTTTGTCTAGATGTCGAAGTTCTCTACTGAGATGATTGCACTTAGTCATCCAACACAAAAGGGCCAAGGCAACAAAAGAGAAGGCAgttattattatgattattattcTTCACAAGGCTAAAATTGGCTTTAGAAATTATACTGGGAACCCTTTTCACCGTGGAAGAAGAAGCTACACTTCGAATCACGTCAACGTCTCTCCCAGCTCACGTCCTCATTGATGGTGGCATTGCTCCCAGAAGAAAGAGTGTAGCCCAAGTGTCGATAAAAGGCACATCGACCTGCGAAAAGAAACCATCTCCTTTCTTCTGCTACAGAGATAGGAATTTCCTGCGCAGTGTGCAAAGGAAAAGAatagaaaaggaaagaaagaagaaggcaacGGCCGCTTTTAAGCGCCTTTATTCCGTGAAAGGCGAGATCTTTAAGAGAAGTAACGGATAGATAGCATAGCAGCACATCTGCAACAGAGgagggaagaggaagaggaagaggaagaggaagtggaAGGAGAGCAGAAGCCATGGATTTTAGCTCGTTCGTGACGTCCCTCGCGACTTCCTTCGTCATCTTCTTGGTGCTGATGTTGATCTTCAACTGGCTGCAGAGGAGGCCCGGCAACGCCGTCATCTACTATCCCAGCCGCATCCTCCGGGGTTTGGACCCTCTGGAAGGGCGGAAAGCGACGAGGAACCCCTTCGCGTGGATCAGGGAGGCCGTGAGCGCCTCCGAGGCCGACGTCATCGCCGCCGCCGGCGTTGACGCCGCCGTCTACCTCGTCTTCCTCTGCTCCGGTACGGCCTACATGTGTTTCAATGCTAAAGACTAAACCTTTGACATGTTTTAGATTCTTCATCATCTTTTTAGTCAATTAAGAATTCTTACAAGCAATTTCTGCATTTATTCACGCAGTATTAGCAATTCTGGTCCTCTCTGGAATTGTTCTGCTGCCAGTTCTTCTTCCAGTGGCCGCCACTGTCCTTACTCGGCCATCTTCCTCAGATAGCAATAGCGAGGAAGGCTTCGAAAACCTCGACAAGTTAACCATGGGGCATGTCCATGTAAGTAAATGACAAACAACAACAATTCAGTCTCCACCATGTAGAATTAATTTATCTTTCGCGATAAGTATCGTATCATGTTTAGGCTCATGGAAGAGTTTTAGGCCTCAATTTTTTGTTCTTGATTGTATCAGAAGGGAAGTCCGAGGTTATGGGCATTTTTACTTGGAGTATATTGGGTTTCTTTTGCAACATACTATGTTCTATGGAAAGCATATCGACATGTCTCGAATCTGAGAGCTGGAGCAaaatcaagtgaagaagtaaggCCTGAAGAGTTCGCCATATTGGTGAGGGACATACCGGCGACCGCCTCCGGTCAGTCTATTAAGGATCAAGTGGAATCATACTTCAGATCACTTCACCCTGAAACATTTCACAAATCCATGGTTGTCACAGACAACACAGAGGTAGATTCATCTACTTATGCATAGATAGCTACGGTTCGATTCGTCACGTAACAATTCTTTCTTTCAGGCTAACAAAATTTGGGCAGAGATAGAAGGCTACAAGAAGAAACTTGCTCGAGCAGAAGCAGTGTATGCGGAGTCGAAAACTACAGGCAAACCAGATGGCATAAGGCCTACAAACAGACTAGGCTTTCTTGGTCTAGCCGGCGAAAAAGTCGACACAATTGAACACTGCAATCAGAAATTAAAGGAATTGGTACCTAAATTAGAGGCTGAGCAAAGTATCACCCTAAGGGAGAAACAACAACAGGCAGCCATTGTCTTCTTCAACAGCAAGACTGCTGCTGCTTCTGCTGCTCAGACAATTCACTCTCAGAACGTCGATACATGGACGGTAATGGAAGCTCCCGAGCCACGACAGTTAATATGGACTAACTTGCCGAAGAAGTTCTATGAGAGACAGATAAGAGCTTCTGCCATTTACGGCTTAGTCTTCCTCACCGTAGTCTTCTACATGATCCCCATTACATTTGTCTCTGGTTTCACAACTGTGGAAAATTTGAAGAAGTATCTGTCCTTTACGAAGAAGATTGTGGATCAGCCAGAGATCAGAACTGTCTTGGAGGCTTACCTGCCTCAGCTTGCACTCATTGTATTCTTAGCTCTGTTGCCGGGTTTTCTTATGTTTCTATCGAAACAGGAAGGAATCCCCTCCGAGAGCCATGCGGCGCGAGCTGCCTCTGGGAAATACTTCTACTTCATAGTTTTCAATGTCTTCCTTGGAGTAACAATTGGTGGTGCATTGATTGATTCACTGAAGACTATTGTTAATCACCCTTCAGAGATTGTCACACTGCTCGGCGCGAGTCTGCCTAAAAGTGCCACTTTCTTCCTCACCTTTGTCGCTCTCAAGTATGATCCTCCCCTCCTGTTCTCCAATTTCTTATACAAATTGATAGCTAGCTATTGAATGATACATTGTGCTCAATTGGATCTCAGATTCTTCGTCGGCTATGGACTTGAGCTATCGCGCATCGTTCCTCTAATTATCTTTCATATCAAGAGGAGATTTCTTTGCAAAACTGAAGCTGAGGTTAGAGAGGCTTGGGCTCCTGGTGACTTTGGCTACGCGACTAGGATTCCTGTCGACATACTTATCGTCACCATTGTTCTCTGTTACTCAGTAATAGCCCCTATAATCATTCCTTTCGGAGTCATGTACTTCGGCCTCGGCTGGCTCATCGCTCGTAATCAAGTGAGTTCTTAGTTTGTTCTTAACTAGAAAACAAAATCCTTAAATGATCATGGTAATCTTCTGATGCAGGCTCTTAAAGTTTATGTGCCGAGGTATGAGAGCTATGGTCGGATGTGGCCTCACATTCATTTACGAATTATCGCAGCTCTGATTGTGTATCAAGTCTCGACGTTTGGCTACATTGGCTTGAGGAAATTCGTATATGCTCCCTTCTTGATTCCCGCCATCGTGTTCTCTTTCATCTTTGCCTTTGTGTGTCGAAAGCGATTCTACCTTGCCTTCGCCCACACACCACTAGAGGTTGTTGCATCACAAGGGAAGAAGGAGGTCCCAAATATGGAAGCAATATACACAGCTTACATTCCACAATGCTTGGTAAACGATAAGTTTGAGGACAGCGACATGTTTGAAGATGCTCACTCGCAGTCACTGAGAACGACATCGTTCTGAAGTTGATCGTCCATTGCCTTACTGAATGCATCTGTTTGGTGTACATTCGATTGCATTGTGTTGTTTCCTGAATTCTGTTTATATAGCAGTTGCTGCTGATTTGGTAGTGTTTTAACTAAGACTTGTTGAAGAAGTGTTTTAAGCAAGAAAGTATTTAGAATCTGTTTATGCATCCCTCAAATTGGAGAATTaaacacacacagagagacacaCAAAACtcttttaaacctaaaaaaaaatGACAATGACGAAGCAGGCGGCGGCGGCAGCAGCGCGCGCGCTCTCTCTCTTCCTATAAATATCTATCTTATACCACACGCATCTGGCAAAGAAATGCCGACCTTTTAATTCCTCCCCCGATCCCTCGTCCCAAACCCTAGCCCCTCGATCCTCCGCTCCGCTCCGCTCCGCTCCGCTCAATCTGATCGCTCACCCTGCTCCTCTCCTGCTCCCCATGTCGCCTTCCTCGCCGGCCGTCGCGAAGATCTGCTTCAACTCCCAATGCAAGGAGCCGCTGCAAGACCCGCCGCTCGCCAGGAGGAAAGGCTGGCGCCTGCGCTCCGGCGAGATCGCCGAGCTCTGCGACCGATGCTCGTACGCTCTCTTCGCTTCGGGATTTCCACGCCGGAGTTATTCTCGTGCTGGATCTCCGATGCTCGGTCGTCTTTGATTTGCTTTCGGTTCATGGATTTTTTGAGGGTCTTACTGGAATCAAGGCGGCGGCTGCTCCGCCCTTCTTTTTCTCGTCGGAGTCGTTTGCTTGAGTTCGTGTTTCTGCCTTTTATTAGTTGGCACTTGTGGTGTCAGTGGTTTTGGGACAGTGTTTTTTCCCCCAAAATTTCTATCGTAAACGCGGAAATCACTTTGCTTTCAGCTTTCATCGATCTCTTCGGATTTGCCAAGttttttgacctttttttttcttttcacgcGTAACTGGCTTTCTGTCGGGATATTGAGTATTGGGATGTTTGTAACTGTACAATGTCTTTTGTTTGCTTTCAGCTGCACTTTCGAGCAGGGTAATTTCTGTGAAACGTATCACTCCGACGATGGGGGTTGGAGGAACTGCGAAGCGTGCGGCAAGGTTTGAAATTAAGTTGAATGTTTTGTCTCTCAGTAATTAGGCTACTATTGGATCCGCTCAGGAGCTGGACCTTTTTTCCCCAGCGAGTGCACTGTGGATGCATCGTCTCAATCACTGCTTATGTGCTTCTTGATGCTGATGGCGTTCACTGTGCTGCATGTGCAACGAAGCCTTCTGCCCCTGTGAGTAGGGAAAAGGAAGATCTTCCGACGAAAGATGCCTTTCCTGGGCAAAAACGTTCAAAGACCTCTGCTGCAACCGCGAATTCGCCTCATCCATCGCCGATCATCTTGACTCTACCCTCTGCCCAGGACGAGGTTGTCTCGACGGCCACTTCTTCCCCTGCTGACCCGATATTATTGGAGGGTCGTCTAGCAGATGCTTGGGCGGATGCAAGGAACCAACTCAGCGAGCTCTCTTTAGTGCGCAAATACTCTTATCAACAAATCAAAGTAAGGCGATTTACTTGATTGTAGTTCATTTTCGTTGAATACTAAACTAATGCTTATTTTTCAGCATTGGGCGATGAGTATGAGTGTGGCTCAACACTTATCTACCTTGCCAAAGTCAGCTGTCTCCAGTGCTTCTGAACAGATGAAGGCGGTGGATAGTCAATTTCAAGAAACTCAAAGACTGGCCAAAGGCGAACTTGAGAAAGCATCCAAGTTGAAGACCGCCCTAGATATTTCTAAAGCGAAACTCCAGTTTGAAATGACTATCCGGGCGAACATGGAAATGGAGCTAGACGAGCAAATTGCAAAGAGTTCACATTTGTCCGCTCAGCTGCAGCTAGACTCCCTACGCTCGGACCTAGCAACTATCCTAATTGAATTAATAGCTGTTCAGGCGGAGTTGGCCGTATATCGAGCGGAGGAGGATGAATGCTTTGAGACGTGGAAGGAAGACCTTTTCAAAACACGGGAATTTAACGTACTCCTTGCCCGCTGCATCACCATAGTCATTCTCCTGGGAGCGAAGGGTACAGTGGAACTATTGAAAGAAGGTGGATTTTTAAATGCTGATCCTCCTGCCAATTGTTTGGATCTCAAGAGGATACTTAGTAGTTATCCATCTGACCTGTTTCACGACTTCCTATAATCTGTCTTAGTTTCTTAGTGACCTACTGTAAGTTAAACTCTAGGTTCTTGTTAAAATTGTCAAAAGGGTTTTGACTTTAAAATTTGATTGCTTACTAACTTGTATTTTTCCTTAGCGTGTGTATACTAACCTAAAAATAACGTATGTCCAATCGTTCGGATGTAAATCAATGAATAATTAGAGAGATGAATCCCCTTTAGGTTTACATAACGTAGAGATCATCCGAACTTTAATACCGGTCCGAATGTAACATATATAATTTATTCATATAACTATAACAACTTTTGTGACTGGTCAGGATCATTTGGTAGGACTGTTTGAGTTTATCTCTGCTCGGAATTAAGATGGTTCGAGATTAAACTCGTTCGAGCTTATTTTTATCTGGAGTTGAACTTGTTCGACCTTTAACTTTTAGGATAGAACGGACTATCGCTTGTACTATTCATTATGGTCGAAGTGTTTAGAATCGGTCGAAATTGTGCCTATCTGATATTAACTTCGCTCTGTCTTCAAAACCACTCTTGGTAAGTACACGGTCGCTTGGGGATAAGTGACTGTTAAATTATTTATCTATTGTAGGTTTCTTATTAGTGTCACGTGGGCGCATGATTTCGTGGTTGAGAGATTCAGGATTTGATTTTCGAGGTGTCATTATCTGGGGTTAACATCCCGACCATGCGCTTTCAGTTGTGTATCTGTATTTACTTTCCTCCGTATCCATAGGACCGGCTCTAGAGGGCTGCTGATGTGgcagttccacatttttttttattagtgaCACGTAATGTACACGTTTTACCGTACTTATCGTTTCATCTAATCATCAGATGACTCATGATGGATCTTGCTTTTTTACCACTATAATCCGTTGACTTCATTTAAAAAACATCTTGAAGGATCTTTATAAAGATTCCGATTCTACAGAAAGAACCCTAAGGATTGACTATCTTCTTCTCATTTGTTAttccttcttttcttttattttaagcGGTCTTTTCCCTAAAATAGTTGAGGCATCCGAGTGATATACACAATGTTTCTTCAACTTCATCCTTATAGAGGCATACAACCTTGCCATCAACTACGGACTTCCCTCATATGTAGTCATCCCCATCGACGAAGATCGTCCCTATCTTCCTCCTTGAGAAAGCGTCGCTATCTTTAGGGAACAGGTCATAGTCAGATTTCGCTTCCCCTTTCATCCCTTCTTTATCGCCGTCAGTTAATATTTTAGCCTTCCACTTCGCCAACTTCTTCCCCAATCCCTTTGCATTTTATCGCCGTTAGTTAATATTTTAGCCTTCTACTTCGCCAAT from Zingiber officinale cultivar Zhangliang chromosome 5B, Zo_v1.1, whole genome shotgun sequence encodes the following:
- the LOC121986416 gene encoding protein trichome birefringence-like 13 isoform X1; translation: MAARGTTKRASAVAAPPSCSCFARFVFLASFLLLVALVYSAARPSIIPRYDDRLKDPPARRGDRRTCNYSDGSWIPEPETVPSRYDHTCKEIFKGWNCLGNRKINGRDLLRWRWQPSRCHLPRLDPLRFLHRFRDSNIGFVGDSLNRNMFASLVCMLRSASGEVRKWRPAGADRGFTFLNYNLTIAYHRTNLLVQYGRWSASDLGGPLELRGYKQGYRVDVDVPERSWAEAPGFHHILIFNTGHWWWAPSKFDPVQSPMLFFENGLPVLPPVTPEIGFSLALRHMILYVERRTTMDTMKFFRTQSPRHFEGGDWNLGGSCRRTQPLLPHEVEELFSTKNATNAEVRVINRHLYEVLHGTSFHILDITRMSELRADAHPSTTGGKMHEDCMHWCLPGLTDTWNDAFIATLEDQLEN
- the LOC121986416 gene encoding protein trichome birefringence-like 13 isoform X2, translated to MAVAALPLSSPPSRSSTFPPSLQGLQHSAGFVGDSLNRNMFASLVCMLRSASGEVRKWRPAGADRGFTFLNYNLTIAYHRTNLLVQYGRWSASDLGGPLELRGYKQGYRVDVDVPERSWAEAPGFHHILIFNTGHWWWAPSKFDPVQSPMLFFENGLPVLPPVTPEIGFSLALRHMILYVERRTTMDTMKFFRTQSPRHFEGGDWNLGGSCRRTQPLLPHEVEELFSTKNATNAEVRVINRHLYEVLHGTSFHILDITRMSELRADAHPSTTGGKMHEDCMHWCLPGLTDTWNDAFIATLEDQLEN
- the LOC121986414 gene encoding CSC1-like protein ERD4; the encoded protein is MDFSSFVTSLATSFVIFLVLMLIFNWLQRRPGNAVIYYPSRILRGLDPLEGRKATRNPFAWIREAVSASEADVIAAAGVDAAVYLVFLCSVLAILVLSGIVLLPVLLPVAATVLTRPSSSDSNSEEGFENLDKLTMGHVHKGSPRLWAFLLGVYWVSFATYYVLWKAYRHVSNLRAGAKSSEEVRPEEFAILVRDIPATASGQSIKDQVESYFRSLHPETFHKSMVVTDNTEANKIWAEIEGYKKKLARAEAVYAESKTTGKPDGIRPTNRLGFLGLAGEKVDTIEHCNQKLKELVPKLEAEQSITLREKQQQAAIVFFNSKTAAASAAQTIHSQNVDTWTVMEAPEPRQLIWTNLPKKFYERQIRASAIYGLVFLTVVFYMIPITFVSGFTTVENLKKYLSFTKKIVDQPEIRTVLEAYLPQLALIVFLALLPGFLMFLSKQEGIPSESHAARAASGKYFYFIVFNVFLGVTIGGALIDSLKTIVNHPSEIVTLLGASLPKSATFFLTFVALKFFVGYGLELSRIVPLIIFHIKRRFLCKTEAEVREAWAPGDFGYATRIPVDILIVTIVLCYSVIAPIIIPFGVMYFGLGWLIARNQALKVYVPRYESYGRMWPHIHLRIIAALIVYQVSTFGYIGLRKFVYAPFLIPAIVFSFIFAFVCRKRFYLAFAHTPLEVVASQGKKEVPNMEAIYTAYIPQCLVNDKFEDSDMFEDAHSQSLRTTSF
- the LOC121986418 gene encoding uncharacterized protein LOC121986418, with product MSPSSPAVAKICFNSQCKEPLQDPPLARRKGWRLRSGEIAELCDRCSCTFEQGNFCETYHSDDGGWRNCEACGKRVHCGCIVSITAYVLLDADGVHCAACATKPSAPVSREKEDLPTKDAFPGQKRSKTSAATANSPHPSPIILTLPSAQDEVVSTATSSPADPILLEGRLADAWADARNQLSELSLVRKYSYQQIKHWAMSMSVAQHLSTLPKSAVSSASEQMKAVDSQFQETQRLAKGELEKASKLKTALDISKAKLQFEMTIRANMEMELDEQIAKSSHLSAQLQLDSLRSDLATILIELIAVQAELAVYRAEEDECFETWKEDLFKTREFNVLLARCITIVILLGAKGTVELLKEGGFLNADPPANCLDLKRILSSYPSDLFHDFL